A genomic region of Nymphaea colorata isolate Beijing-Zhang1983 chromosome 2, ASM883128v2, whole genome shotgun sequence contains the following coding sequences:
- the LOC116248169 gene encoding thaumatin-like protein 1, giving the protein MRRSMASFSRVSVFLLCILVHCSGVLSATFTLTNNCPYTIWPGILANAGTSPLSTTGFELDQGASTTLTAPSTWSGRFWARSHCTTDSNGKFTCVTGDCGSGTLECSGGGAAPPATLAEFTLGNGALDFYDVSLVDGFNLPMLVTPQGGSGNCTATGCLVDLNGLCPSMLRVASAGDSVVACKSACEAFGDPQYCCSGSYGNPNTCKPTPYSQFFKNACPRAYSYAYDDGTSTFTCTSADYTITFCPSIPSQKSARPQDPEAAGLPLINNTMIFSGVPDSDTTSGAPPRWGRGLGLPLLVAAAVSLLVLLLL; this is encoded by the exons atgcggAGATCAATGGCTTCCTTTAGCCGGGTCAGCGTCTTCCTCTTATGCATCCTCGTCCACTGCTCAG GCGTTCTTTCGGCTACATTCACGCTCACCAACAACTGCCCTTACACGATATGGCCGGGCATACTCGCGAATGCAGGGACGTCGCCGCTGTCGACCACCGGCTTCGAGCTTGACCAGGGGGCGTCGACGACACTGACGGCGCCCAGCACGTGGTCGGGCCGGTTCTGGGCCCGGTCCCACTGCACGACGGACTCGAACGGAAAGTTCACCTGCGTGACCGGCGACTGCGGCTCCGGCACCCTGGAGTGTTCCGGCGGTGGCGCAGCCCCACCGGCCACCTTGGCGGAGTTCACACTGGGGAACGGCGCCCTCGACTTCTACGACGTGAGCTTGGTGGACGGGTTCAACCTGCCGATGCTGGTGACGCCGCAGGGCGGATCAGGCAACTGCACGGCCACGGGCTGCCTGGTGGACCTCAACGGGCTATGCCCGTCGATGCTGCGGGTGGCGTCGGCCGGGGACAGTGTCGTCGCCTGCAAGAGCGCGTGCGAGGCCTTCGGCGACCCGCAGTACTGCTGCAGCGGCAGCTACGGCAACCCCAACACCTGCAAGCCCACTCCTTACTCCCAGTTCTTCAAGAACGCCTGCCCCCGAGCCTACAGCTACGCCTACGACGACGGCACCAGCACCTTCACCTGCACCTCCGCCGACTACACCATCACCTTCTGCCCTTCCATCCCAAG TCAGAAATCGGCGCGCCCGCAGGACCCGGAGGCCGCCGGCCTGCCGTTGATCAACAACACGATGATATTCTCCGGCGTGCCGGATTCCGACACGACAAGCGGGGCCCCGCCCCGGTGGGGTCGTGGGCTCGGTCTGCCCTTGTTGGTGGCTGCGGCTGTTTCCTTGCTGGTACTATTGCTGCTATAG